One genomic region from Quercus robur chromosome 4, dhQueRobu3.1, whole genome shotgun sequence encodes:
- the LOC126721225 gene encoding uncharacterized protein LOC126721225, producing MEGTSDVSVLKMLNHELVKLNPFDGTNFSRWKDKMKFLLIALKLFYVLDSNLMPFPTASDEDIDEIKVQRKKQEEGKLICRGHILNTLSNRLYDLYTSMNSPKEIWNTLEAKFKTKKVGTNKFIIQKYFDYKILDNILVLDQVHKLQILVNNLRDLSINIPESFQVGAIIAKLPPSWNNFRKKLLHMSEDLTLEQFGHHLQIEEECWARDGTNIDSKVNVNNVSNVQSGSSSKTDKHLKVNKSGNGFKKNNSKNPSKDKKNRACFHCGKKCHYIHKCKLLKPMKQMSFRTLLL from the coding sequence TTCTCGATGGAAAGACAAGATGAAATTCTTACTTATTGCACTAAAACTTTTCTATGTCTTGGACTCGAATTTGATGCCTTTCCCTACTGCAAGTGATGAAGACATTGATGAGATAAAGgtacaaagaaagaaacaggAGGAAGGCAAACTAATTTGCAGAGGGCACATTCTCAATACTCTTTCGAATCGTCTCTATGATCTCTACACATCAATGAATTCACCAAAGGAGATTTGGAATACGTTGGAGGCAAAGTTCAAAACTAAGAAAGTAGGTACGAACAAGTTTATTATTCAAAAGTACTTTGATTATAAAATACTTGataatattttagttttggATCAAGTGCATAAGTTACAGATATTGGTCAATAACCTCCGTGATTTGTCAATCAATATTCCTGAATCATTCCAAGTGGGAGCAATCATTGCAAAACTCCCACCAAGTTGGAATAATTTTAGGAAGAAGCTTTTGCATATGTCAGAAGATCTCACTTTAGAACAGTTTGGACATCATCTCCAAATTGAAGAGGAATGTTGGGCTAGAGATGGGACTAACATCGATTCTAAAGTGAATGTGAACAATGTGAGCAATGTTCAAAGTGGGAGTTCGAGTAAGACCGATAAGCACTTGAAGGTGAACAAGAGTGGGAATGGTTTCAAGAAGAACAACTCCAAGAATCCCAGCAAGGATAAGAAGAACCGAGCTTGTTTCCATTGTGGAAAGAAATGTCATTACATTCACAAATGTAAACTCCTAAAGCCAATGAAACAAATGTCATTTAGGACATTGTTGCTATGA